The following are from one region of the Caldalkalibacillus salinus genome:
- a CDS encoding LysR family transcriptional regulator produces MDLLQLKYFQKVAQLKHITQAAQELHITQPALSQTIAKLEKDLGVPLFNREERRIQLNRYGEAFLAKVNIALNALEEGRREIDDMAGLNQGKIALDTTFIPHFPNVINQFTEQYPNVSFDISHAPSQEIKEALLVKGEIDFCITCHPIEYKGFQNVPIQKEKIVLAVPRTHPFAETSHIELGAASSEPFIGFRKGRQFRQMTDDLCLEAGFEANIVCETDEPQIINDLVASRLGIALLPQSLLDDNELTTHVHIKKPAAERIYYLSWKEGRYISRAAQTFRDFLIEHFTRLENESTHNKPGQNDGR; encoded by the coding sequence ATGGACTTGCTTCAACTAAAGTATTTTCAAAAGGTGGCCCAACTCAAGCATATAACCCAAGCAGCCCAGGAGCTCCATATTACTCAGCCTGCACTAAGTCAAACGATTGCTAAGTTGGAAAAGGATCTTGGGGTCCCCTTATTTAATCGAGAGGAAAGGCGCATTCAGTTAAATCGTTATGGCGAAGCCTTTTTAGCAAAAGTGAACATTGCATTAAATGCACTAGAGGAAGGGAGAAGAGAAATTGACGATATGGCGGGGTTAAATCAAGGAAAAATAGCCTTGGACACGACCTTTATCCCGCACTTTCCTAATGTAATCAATCAATTTACTGAGCAATATCCGAATGTTAGCTTTGATATTTCACACGCTCCTTCACAGGAAATAAAGGAAGCGTTGCTGGTAAAAGGAGAGATAGACTTCTGTATCACGTGTCACCCAATTGAGTATAAAGGGTTTCAAAATGTCCCGATACAAAAAGAGAAGATTGTACTCGCTGTCCCGAGAACGCACCCCTTTGCTGAGACTTCCCATATAGAACTTGGGGCAGCATCAAGTGAACCGTTTATTGGTTTTAGAAAGGGACGTCAATTTCGACAAATGACAGATGATTTATGTCTAGAAGCTGGATTTGAAGCAAATATTGTGTGTGAAACAGATGAACCCCAAATCATCAATGACTTGGTTGCATCAAGACTTGGGATCGCCTTACTTCCTCAATCGTTACTGGATGATAACGAGTTAACAACCCATGTACATATTAAAAAACCAGCTGCTGAGCGAATCTATTATTTATCATGGAAGGAAGGACGATATATATCGCGTGCAGCCCAAACATTTCGTGATTTTCTGATTGAGCACTTTACCCGGCTAGAAAACGAATCAACTCATAACAAACCAGGGCAAAACGACGGTAGGTAA